Proteins found in one Bombus terrestris chromosome 1, iyBomTerr1.2, whole genome shotgun sequence genomic segment:
- the LOC100647832 gene encoding proto-oncogene tyrosine-protein kinase ROS isoform X1: protein MLATGLCAFLKVLAMAGSVSALLPEDFEDPAAPANLQEECASKCPDLDLNQNRTDDSSSEVGCGIRCKIDQCTKGCGAWQRALDTSCQAVCNGTQELLPPKELYCVLGCHDALNRYFQQLKAEIGIPSAPALVADSLTATSLRLEWKGIDIERRGGGISYLVQWRYEELAETWQYCRNQSWGEDDQILVENLQPYTKYRFRVALLLKSSQHNPEPIVSAPSVVIRTLAAGLPTSAPVIVRAVAVDSCRASVSWEPGPFPNGPLLSYVLRLQGADHSQLKDIPASENTDHYMFQNLEPNKNYSISVTMRNGVGEGPPAVTCVMTTPEPAVKDTQQPILILGGQHVVMKQDADMLDDPSVVYENTSTIRGVAIHVASARLFISDSLGYVYRTSITKRTKPTVILSPSQANFKPLSLSVDWLNLHLYILGEVKHATTVWQIARCNLDGRGLTVAVAGFLTRPTHIEVDPYNGYLFWVTRGGLYRLDLADISNGVKHEVQPYLILEDANLGAFTVDHTNFRLLVPHHIQNTVISVSLDGREVINLRANTQQPKFKNVVSLAMANGLFYWTNGEEVLIEGYHSGQNRYFHNAYPDRSNGSFVSVNVLMDASQPVPVPVNPPTGVQAVLGVERAKVSWQAPHLLGGQGKGAWQNWSYELEIKDESTGETIHQKDIAGSSHTVHNLREKSEYSIKAAAYTSAGRGPWSTEFRGRTLRDGSHASILWSANEGLLRSDVTGENIDTLIYKAGLKETEVDYHIVDVSWYKDILYIVGNNSALYRYNITSHQKTKMNIHSVGSVAVDWISKKLYWANPKQQIITRANLNGSHQEPMSILAIVKELMIDSLEAYLYWSTGHAVEVARLNGQDRRYYHSDEIFNGKQVMGLTLDTENRYVYWIVRSYESGSIVYRAPTSERISMSHKIVPEKVSALQYPNMQGPLCYFSEHLLWLQDDRNAVIGDLSGQNTAIINGISLSGLHMVAVMDPALHQYPKNLTSETVAVLPNAVNYSSIRVEGTWRNFNISWDPVENINYGTVFYEVKFADYINTNSNPEITTETSMPYNNSEQILPYSVLEVTVKAFTYWETAHHTRKILRSPQSVPSQPTNPRAFIEFRKEPLSENVDIFAIFRWDQPEFTNGLITGYTVQCWFKENNVEMQICDQSLIPSTLLEHTVQDLLPNTTYYFQVRAHTEIGAGPYTDVISVSTIYENPIPQLLVATMDAVRISDLDQEMNYTVTRHIAVEVTYLAAESKIYWINEMQELVTSDLDGTNATKILTLNNSAFSITVDWVARHLYWSESSYRENGGCIMKLDLTMWQAGILKYENIVTTSRRIVNLDILPSTGSLYWIEQTKKDGGVIMRSNLSGSDIQPFFDHIDDCSCPYRPSVIPVMTIDSTDYQKPVMYWISLEGHLNSADIDGCKCNLIVSAGFNKGLPARSLTVDKMNIYWSNIPEDQIYFVNKKYPDDQEIKHFYLPSVRSIKALGKSLQTYPITNCLIPRQDSYNVEEVRKTASSITVRLPEPVPQFGCEGYSLPTTLYTIYVSQCLENDPNMCEDSDRTKLQTYEKEYEIKDLKPFTKYRLKLALSNYYADSESMSLEFDSGVVLRTEAGAPTAPENVTVEALTPTLAIVYWMPPKILNAAAVRYEVHWRLVRLINGARQKGEQFIKGTERTTDGRFFTMLEPWLPDQEYLVFVRAYPAHVNDVYSESSGQVVKMYPEPNNLTLTGVSVNSLNVSWVPTVDLMVKYTLEYKDVAVENWQEANDFTMENDKVTYFIRKLQPRTLYKFHLLLRYPNYKKDFVWPTDGRFTFQTLGDVPSAPGMPTVTKLRNSVYQLNWEPAQAHGSQITLYRVEGMKINKINEQIDSTGNASWKLYYNGTDNYWIITGDMNDKYRFRIQARNAYGFGSWSRSSPIIDLTEATGGILAAQQHLGLVLGLSVPVITIMLVCFCFFLCPVYRQRKDDKKAVLPPLVSDVELATLREIPRGNFVQSNALYASTLQNDPDDSTLPKIRREQITLAKFLGSGAFGEVFQGNAKDLERPGITPVAIKTLRKGASAQEKTEFLQEARLMSHFRHKHVLRLLGVCLDTDPPLLVLELMEAGDLLSYLRASRSLQPSDPHALRLQDLLAMCEDVARGCRYLEELHFVHRDLACRNCLVSARDRENRVVKIGDFGLARDIYKNDYYRKEGEGLLPVRWMAPESLVDGVFTSQSDVWAFGVLMWEITSLGQQPYPARTNIEVLHHVRAGGRLPKSLNCPPALHQLMLRCWSVADARPSFKVCLENIVSLRSTIEDAQLNPVHAGHYLARRGNSWKSSSSEGSRDMQPFLQNSHNATLTSQSNEIPKYLELLADNEDIILRENSTNGYEVPRSIHISDQNLANMNKASTNVDVKSNLHSDAPQEHKDASNDAKEQPERKCDKRSSISSLNLPERKRASITSMTEKCNTLDSSKLTNPTIKAILKRDSFTSLTDQRKNKRNVTERRGSELSLEGRSSSSLSSNISLAPPTRPSSSLISSQNVLPLKNGVIGGTGESNDNSVTKNALPKIQRTHSNLQNGKANIPLVINSALLNLLRQTPVVEDSNNIVTYTNINTDAVRVNGS from the exons ATGTTAGCAACGGGATTATGTGCGTTTCTGAAGGTGTTGGCGATGGCGGGAAGCGTCTCGGCGCTTCTGCCGGAAGACTTCGAAGATCCAGCTGCTCCAGCCAACCTGCAAGAAGAATGTGCCTCGAAATGCCCGGATCTCGATTTAAATCAG AATCGAACGGACGACTCGAGCTCGGAGGTGGGATGTGGCATACGGTGCAAGATCGACCAG TGCACAAAAGGCTGCGGAGCGTGGCAACGAGCACTCGACACGAGCTGTCAAGCCGTCTGC AATGGAACGCAAGAATTGCTACCACCCAAAGAATTGTACTGTGTCCTGGGTTGTCACGACGCGCTGAACCGTTACTTTCAACAATTAAAAG CGGAAATAGGTATTCCATCGGCACCGGCTTTGGTAGCGGACTCGCTAACCGCAACTTCCCTACGACTCGAATGGAAAGGAATAGACATCGAAAGACGCGGCGGAGGCATATCGTACTTAGTGCAATGGAGGTACGAGGAACTGGCTGAGACCTGGCAATATTGTAGAAATCAATCGTGGGGAGAGGATGATCAGATTTTAGTTGAAAATTTGCAACCTTACACGAAATATAGG TTTCGCGTAGCGTTACTGTTAAAATCGTCTCAACACAATCCGGAGCCTATCGTTTCCGCTCCGAGCGTCGTGATACGAACGTTGGCTGCCGGTTTACCAACCTCAGCACCGGTAATTGTAAGAGCGGTAGCGGTAGACAGCTGCCGCGCCTCTGTGTCTTGGGAACCGGGCCCTTTCCCGAATGGGCCACTTTTGTCTTATGTCCTGCGTCTGCAAGGGGCTGATCACTCCCAGCTTAAG GACATACCAGCCTCCGAAAACACGGACCACTACATGTTCCAAAATCTCGAGCCGAATAAGAATTATTCCATTAGCGTGACCATGAGGAACGGAGTTGGAGAGGGACCACCTGCGGTAACTTGCGTCATGACCACTCCAGAACCGGCTG TGAAAGACACGCAACAACCTATTTTAATTCTCGGAGGTCAGCACGTGGTTATGAAACAAGATGCGGACATGTTGGACGATCCTAGCGTGGTTTACGAAAATACGAGCACGATTCGAGGAGTGGCGATTCACGTGGCTTCCGCTCGCCTCTTCATTTCCGATTCATTAGGATACGTATACAGAACGTCCatcacgaaacgaacgaaaccaACGGTGATACTCAGTCCGAGTCAGGCGAACTTTAAACCTCTGAGTTTATCGGTCGATTGGCTGAACCTTCATTTGTACATTCTGGGCGAGGTGAAGCACGcgacaacggtttggcaaattGCTAGATGCAATCTGGACGGAAGAGGTTTGACAGTGGCCGTGGCTGGCTTCTTGACGCGACCCACGCACATCGAGGTAGACCCGTACAATGGTTACTTATTCTGGGTCACCAGGGGCGGTTTGTACCGATTGGATCTGGCTGACATAAGCAACGGAGTGAAGCACGAG GTTCAGCCATATTTAATTCTAGAAGATGCTAATTTAGGAGCGTTCACCGTCGATCACACCAACTTCCGTCTTCTCGTTCCCCATCACATCCAAAATACCGTAATATCTGTCTCCCTGGATGGTCGTGAAGTTATAAATCTTCGCGCCAACACGCAGCAACCAAAATTCAAGAACGTGGTCTCGTTAGCCATGGCGAACGGCTTGTTTTATTGGACGAACGGGGAAGAGGTATTGATAGAAGGATATCACTCGGGACAAAATAGATATTTTCACAATGCTTACCCCGATAG GTCGAACGGTTCATTTGTCAGTGTCAATGTACTTATGGACGCGAGCCAACCAGTTCCTGTCCCCGTGAATCCTCCTACGGGCGTGCAAGCTGTCCTTGGTGTGGAGAGGGCGAAAGTTTCTTGGCAGGCGCCTCATTTATTGGGCGGCCAGGGTAAAGGAGCCTGGCAAAATTGGTCTTACGAATTGGAGATCAAAGACGAGTCTACCGGAGAGACTATCCATCAGAAGGATATCGCTGGATCCTCTCATACCGTGCACAATCTTCGAGAGAAATCAGAGTACTCGATTAAGGCGGCGGCTTACACGAGCGCTGGCAGAGGACCCTGGTCAACCGAGTTCAGGGGTCGAACCTTGAG GGACGGATCACACGCATCCATTTTGTGGTCCGCAAACGAGGGCCTCCTAAGAAGCGACGTAACCGGAGAGAATATCGATACTTTGATCTATAAAGCGGGCTTGAAGGAGACAGAGGTTGATTATCACATCGTTGATGTCAGCTGGTACAAGGATATTCTATACATCGTAGGAAACAATTCCGCGTTGTATCGATACAATATTACGAGCCATCAAAAGACGAAGATGAATATTCACTCTGTCGGGAGCGTTGCTGTCGATTGGATATCGAAAAAATTGTACTGGGCTAATCCAAAgcaacaaatt ATAACAAGAGCAAATTTGAATGGATCTCATCAAGAGCCCATGTCGATCCTGGCCATCGTTAAAGAATTAATGATCGATTCTTTGGAGGCGTACCTGTATTGGTCAACAGGCCACGCCGTTGAAGTGGCTCGTTTAAACGGACAAGATAGAAGATACTATCATTCGGATGAAATATTTAACGGGAAACAAGTGATGGGGTTAACGCTGGACACAGAGAACAGATACGTTTATTGGATCGTCCGAAGCTACGAAAGTGGATCTATCGTTTATCGAGCGCCAACGTCCGAAAGAATTTCGATGAGTCATAAAATCGTGCCTGAGAAG GTCTCAGCACTGCAGTATCCGAACATGCAAGGCCCTTTATGCTACTTCTCGGAGCATCTTCTGTGGCTTCAAGACGACCGGAACGCGGTGATAGGCGACCTGTCTGGCCAAAACACGGCCATAATAAACGGTATCAGCTTGTCAGGCCTTCACATGGTGGCCGTCATGGATCCAGCGCTTCATCAATATCCAAAGAATCTTACATCAGAAACCGTAGCTGTATTACCAAACGCCGTAAACTATAGCAGTATTAGAGTAGAAGGCACCTGGAGGAACTTTAACATATCCTGGGACCCGGTGGAGAATATCAATTACGGAACTGTCTTCTACGAAGTGAAATTCGCGGATTATATCAATACCAATTCGAATCCGGAGATAACGACGGAAACCTCGATGCCTTATAACAATTCCGAACAGATTTTACCTTATTCGGTCCTCGAGGTGACTGTGAAAGCCTTCACGTATTGGGAAACGGCACACCATACAAGGAAGATACTGAGGTCGCCACAAAGCGTCCCCAGTCAGCCAACGAATCCTAGAGCGTTTATAGAGTTTCGCAAAGAACCACTGAGCGAAAATGTCGACATATTTGCGATATTCAG GTGGGATCAACCCGAGTTCACGAATGGTCTGATCACCGGATACACGGTTCAGTGTTGGTTTAAGGAGAACAACGTCGAGATGCAAATCTGCGATCAGTCGCTTATTCCATCCACGTTGTTAGAGCACACCGTTCAAGACCTGTTGCCAAACACGACTTATTACTTCCAAGTTCGAGCTCATACGGAAATTGGCGCTGGACCATACACCGACGTGATCAGCGTTTCGACGATTTACGAAAATCCGATACCGCAATTGCTGGTCGCCACGATGGACGCGGTTCGAATATCCGATTTGGATCAGGAAATGAACTATACCGTTACTCGGCACATCGCGGTTGAAGTGACGTATCTGGCCGCGGAAAGCAAAATTTACTGGATCAACGAAATGCAGGAGTTGGTAACATCGGACTTGGATGGGACAAACGCTACTAAAATATTGACGTTGAACAACAGCGCATTCAGTATAACTGTCGATTGGGTGGCGAGACATCTTTACTGGTCCGAATCCAGCTATCGAGAAAACGGTGGATGTATCATGAAGTTAGACTTGACCATGTGGCAAGCTGGAATTCTTAAATACGAAAACATCGTTACGACGAGCAGACGTATCGTGAATCTTGATATATTACCATCTACCGG ATCGTTGTATTGGATAGAACAAACTAAGAAAGATGGCGGAGTAATAATGCGATCGAATTTAAGCGGTAGTGATATTCAACCGTTCTTCGATCATATAGACGATTGTTCCTGTCCTTACAGACCATCCGTGATTCCTGTGATGACGATCGATAGCACCGATTATCAAAAACCAGTCATGTACTGGATTTCTTTGGAAGGTCACCTAAACAGCGCCGATATCGACGGATGTAAGTGCAATCTGATAGTAAGCGCAGGTTTCAACAAAGGATTACCAGCAAGATCGTTGACCGTCGACAAGATGAAcatttattggtccaacattcCGGAAgatcaaatttattttgtaaataaaaaatatcccgATGACCAGGAGATCAAGCACTTTTATTTGCCATCCGTACGAAGCATCAAAGCCCTTGGGAAATCTCTGCAGACCTATCCGATCACCAACTGTCTGATTCCTCGTCAAGACTCCTACAACGTGGAAGAAGTGAGAAAAACAGCAAGTAGCATTACTGTGAGACTTCCCGAGCCGGTTCCTCAATTTGGCTGCGAAGGATACAGTTTACCTACGACGCTATACACGATATACGTGTCTCAATGTCTAGAAAATGATCCAAACATGTGCGAAGACAGCGACAGAACAAAATTGCAGACTTACGAGAAGGAATACGAAATAAAGGATTTGAAGCCTTTCACGAAATACAGACTGAAACTTGCTTTGAGTAACTATTACGCTGATTCAGAGTCGATGAGTTTAGAGTTTGATTCTGGTGTCGTGTTACGAACCGAAGCTGGCGCTCCTACAGCTCCGGAGAACGTAACCGTAGAAGCTCTGACACCAACTTTGGCTATCGTCTACTGGATGCCACCAAAGATATTAAATGCCGCAGCTGTACGATACGAGGTACATTGGAGATTGGTTCGATTAATAAACGGAGCACGACAAAAGGGAGAACAATTTATAAAGGGCACCGAACGCACAACCGATGGAAGATTCTTCACCATGCTGGAACCATGGCTACCTGATCAGGAGTATCTAGTGTTCGTTCGCGCTTATCCCGCCCATGTTAACGATGTATACAGTGAAAGTTCCGGTCAAGTAGTCAAGATGTATCCAGAACCTAATAATTTGACGTTAACCGGGGTTAGCGTGAATAGCTTGAACGTATCCTGGGTACCAACAGTCGATTTGATGGTCAAATACACGTTGGAATATAAAGATGTTGCTGTAGAAAATTGGCAAGAAGCGAATGACTTTACGATGGAAAACGATAAAGTGACGTATTTCATCAGGAAATTGCAACCACGAACTTTGTACAAATTTCATCTGCTGCTGAGATATCCAAATTATAAGAAAGATTTCGTGTGGCCAACAGATGGGAGGTTCACGTTTCAAACGTTAG GTGATGTACCGAGTGCTCCAGGTATGCCAACGGTAACCAAACTCCGTAACTCTGTGTACCAATTGAATTGGGAACCAGCGCAAGCTCATGGCTCGCAGATCACGTTGTACCGTGTCGAAGGGATGAAGATCAATAAAATTAACGAGCAAATAGACTCCACCGGGAACGCGAGCTGGAAGTTGTATTACAATGGGACGGACAATTATTGGATAATCACGGGAGACATGAACGACAAGTATCGGTTTCGTATTCAAGCTAGAAACGCGTACGGTTTCGGTAGTTGGAGCAGATCCAGCCCGATCATTGATTTAACTGAAGCCACCGGTGGAATATTAGCAGCTCAACAACACCTTGGTTTAGTGTTGGGACTTAGCGTCCCTGTTATCACTATTATGCTCGTTTGCTTCTgttttttcctttgcc CAGTGTACCGGCAGCGCAAAGATGATAAAAAGGCGGTTTTACCTCCGTTAGTGAGCGACGTCGAGTTGGCGACGCTTCGGGAGATACCACGTGGAAATTTCGTTCAATCGAACGCGTTGTACGCGTCTACCTTGCAGAACGATCCGGACGATTCTACGCTTCCTAAAATCAGAAGGGAACAGATTACCTTAGCGAAGTTTTTGGGTAGCGGAGCCTTTGGCGAA GTATTTCAAGGGAATGCGAAGGATTTGGAAAGACCAGGAATTACACCAGTTGCGATCAAAACGTTGCGAAAGGGTGCCTCGGCCCAGGAAAAGACAGAGTTCCTTCAAGAAGCTAGACTCATGAGTCATTTTCGACATAAACACGTGTTAAGACTTTTGGGAGTCTGTTTAGATACGGACCCACCGTTATTGGTGTTGGAACTGATGGAAGCTGGAGATTTACTGAGTTATTTAAGGGCGAGTCGATCTTTGCAACCATCGGATCCGCACGCGTTACGTCTGCAAGATTTGCTCGCTATGTGCGAGGATGTAGCAAGGGGATGTCGTTATTTGGAGGAGCTCCATTTTGTACATAGAGATCTCGCGTGTAGAAATTGTTTGGTATCTGCCAGAGATCGAGAGAACCGTGTCGTTAAGATCGGTGACTTTGGACTGGCCAGAGATATATATAAGAACGATTATTATCGAAAA GAAGGAGAAGGATTACTTCCTGTTCGATGGATGGCACCTGAATCGTTAGTGGACGGTGTATTCACTTCACAGAGTGATGTCTGGGCATTTGGTGTATTAATGTGGGAAATCACATCCTTGGGACAACAACCGTATCCTGCCAGAACAAATATCGAAGTATTACACCATGTACGCGCAGGTGGAAGGTTGCCCAAATCTCTAAATTGTCCACCTGCTTTACATCAGCTCATGTTACGTTGTTGGAGCGTTGCTGATGCTAGACCGAGCTTTAAAGTTTGTCTTGAAAATATAGTTAGTCTTCGAAGTACCATAGAGGATGCACAATTGAACCCGGTTCATGCTGGTCATTATTTAGCTAGGAGAG GGAATTCTTGGAAATCCAGCAGCTCAGAAGGCAGTCGAGATATGCAACCGTTCCTTCAGAATTCCCATAATGCGACACTTACATCACAATCGAATGAAATACcgaaatatttagaattgtTAGCGGATAACGAAGATATCATCCTAAGGGAAAATTCAACAAACGGATACGAAGTGCCTCGGTCGATTCATATCTCCGATCAAAATTTAGCCAATATGAATAAAGCTAGTACAAACGTAGATGTAAAGAGCAATTTGCATTCTGATGCGCCACAAGAACATAAAGATGCTTCGAATGATGCGAAAGAACAACCAGAAAGAAAGTGTGATAAGAGATCGTCGATATCTAGTTTGAATTTACCAGAACGTAAAAGAGCATCGATCACGAGCATGACTGAAAAATGTAACACTTTAGATAGTTCGAAATTAACTAACCCTACTATTAAAGCAATTTTAAAAAGAGATTCCTTCACGTCATTGACTGATCAGCGGAAAAATAAGAGGAACGTAACCGAACGACGAGGATCGGAATTAAGTTTAGAAGGTAGAAGTTCTAGTTCTTTAAGCTCGAATATTAGTTTAGCGCCACCTACCCGACCTAGTTCATCGTTGATTAGTTCACAAAATGTTCTTCCATTAAAGAACGGCGTTATTGGAGGAACCGGCGAGTCAAACGATAATAGCGTTACGAAGAACGCATTGCCAAAAATTCAAAGGACTCATTCCAATTTGCAAAATGGTAAAGCTAACATACCTTTGGTGATAAACAGTGCATTATTGAACTTATTGAGGCAGACTCCAGTTGTCGAGGATAGTAACAATATAGTCACATACACGAACATCAATACGGATGCTGTTAGAGTAAACGGGTCGTGA